One stretch of Sylvia atricapilla isolate bSylAtr1 chromosome 4, bSylAtr1.pri, whole genome shotgun sequence DNA includes these proteins:
- the DUSP4 gene encoding dual specificity protein phosphatase 4 yields the protein MVATEGLREMEGSALRRLVGRDEAGAGGAARCLLLDCRPFLAHSAGHIRGALNVRCNTIVRRRAKGAVSLEQILPAEGEVRARLRAGLYAAVVVYDERSPRAEALREDSTVALVVRALRRDTARADIRLLAGGYERFSSEYPEFCAKTKSLSNVSPPTSAEPLDLGCSSCGTPFHDQGGPVEILPFLYLGSAYHAARRDMLDALGITALLNVSSDCPNHFEGHYQYKCIPVEDNHKADISSWFMEAIEYIDSVKECCGRVLVHCQAGISRSATICLAYLMMKKRVKLEEAFEFVKQRRSIISPNFSFMGQLLQFESQVLATSYAVEAVSPSGTLRERGKATSTPTSQFVFSFPVSVGVHATPSSLPYLHSPITTSPSC from the exons ATGGTGGCCACCGAGGGGCTGCGCGAGATGGAGGGCAGCGCGCTGCGCCGGCTCGTGGGCCGCGACGaggccggggccggcggcgccgCGCGGTGCCTGCTGCTGGACTGCCGCCCCTTCCTGGCGCACAGCGCCGGGCACATCCGTGGGGCGCTCAACGTGCGCTGCAACACGATCGTGCGGCGGCGGGCCAAGGGCGCCGTGAGCCTGGAGCAGATCCTGCCGGCCGAGGGCGAGGTGCGGGCGCGGCTGCGGGCCGGGCTCTACGCCGCCGTCGTGGTGTACGACGAGCGCAGCCCGCGCGCCGAGGCCCTGCGCGAGGACAGCACCGTGGCGCTCGTGGTGCGCGCGCTCCGTCGCGACACGGCGCGCGCCGACATCCGCCTCCTGGCAG GGGGCTATGAGCGCTTCTCCTCGGAGTACCCTGAATTCTGTGCAAAAACCAAGTCCCTGAGCAATGTGTCACCCCCTACCAGTGCTGAGCCTCTGGACTTGGGCTGCAGTTCCTGTGGGACCCCCTTTCATGACCAG GGTGGGCCTGTGGaaatccttcccttcctctACCTTGGCAGCGCCTACCACGCAGCCCGGCGGGACATGCTTGATGCACTGGgcatcacagccctgctgaacGTCTCCTCAGACTGCCCCAACCACTTTGAGGGGCACTACCAGTACAAGTGTATCCCTGTGGAGGATAACCACAAAGCTGACATCAGCTCCTGGTTCATGGAGGCAATCGAGTACATTG ACTCAGTGAAGGAGTGCTGTGGCCGGGTCCTGGtgcactgccaggctggcatCTCCCGCTCGGCCACCATCTGCTTGGCGTACCTGATGATGAAGAAGCGTGTCAAGCTAGAGGAGGCCTTCGAGTTTGTCAAGCAGCGCCGGAGCATCATCTCCCCCAACTTCAGCTTCATGGGGCAACTGCTGCAGTTCGAGTCGCAGGTGTTGGCCACTTCATACGCCGTGGAGGCCGTCAGCCCCTCGGGGACGCTGCGGGAGCGGGGCAAGGCCACCTCCACCCCCACCTCACAGTTTGTCTTCAGCTTCCCGGTGTCTGTCGGTGTCCATGCCACCCCCAGCAGCCTCCCCTacctgcacagccccatcacCACGTCGCCCAGCTGTTAG